The Lolium rigidum isolate FL_2022 chromosome 1, APGP_CSIRO_Lrig_0.1, whole genome shotgun sequence region cgtgcgtttttatctgtgcgcacggcaaagatttctttgccgtgcggggacacacggcaaagaaatgctgcACGGCGACGcatatttttcccgtagtgcgTAGGATGCTTTCCTTCCTACTTATGTGCAGATAGATACCAAATCCAAGAGGACCACAGCAAAGAAAGACGTCGGCCAAACTGGTTCGACCAAATTATGCATAGTACATAATTTGCACTAGAAATCTAGCTACGAATCCATGGCATAGTAGCCTAAGTAGGGTAGCTTAGTTAATCTACCACTGGATATCAGACCCAAAAATACGATCACTTAGATCACCAAGTCCGTAAACTTAGAGTGGAGGAGAGATGCTGACGAGGTAATTCTAAGAAATCGAGTATGAACCAACGAACAAGTTGTAAGCAGGAATGGGCCAAATCAGGACAAGCAGATATATTAGCAGCAGGCCGTATCCAAGCTGGCCCCATATGCTAGATCTGTTCACAGGGGGTAATGCTGATACTTTGTTGGCGTGCATGGATGGGGAGAGGTAGACGAAGACTGATACAACGAGAGGGGACCGTTGCTagatcccctcctcatcctcacCGATTCTTGCCACGCTGATCTTGTCGAGATGTATATCTGTGGAGGATATAGTCTGGTCCGTGTTGGTCGTTTGATCGGAAGCCGATGGCCAAGATCGACGTGAACCGGGAGAGAATGTGCACTTTCACGAGATATTTTTGTCTGTTGACATTTCTTCTTTAGCAGAAAGTTAAGTTGGAAACGAGAGACGCGATACACGAGCAAGTGTGCTTCTGCTCATATCATTGGGAGTTTTAGTGTTCATTAAGCAGTAGACACCTAGTATTATGAATTAAGGGGCGCATAGAAGATGGTCGTCTTTATATGTTTTAATTTAGTGTTGCAGGAGAACATGTTCTCTAAGTAAATGCGTCCAGAAAAGAATCCATAGTTGACGTTTTGCAATGGTTGGCTATTAGTTATGCCATGGGCTCGTGCAAACTTTTCCTCTGTAACTTAATATAATTAATAATGATGTATAGACTTTCCTCTGTAACTTAAGCACGACGCCAACTCCACGCCACCAATGGATTGCCACCCTAATCCCGTCTTAGTGCTGATCCGGGAGCGCAAGAGACGTGCAAGTATATATGCATCTCAGTTTTCTATTGTGCGACTTGCTTTGGCCGGCAGGGCGATAAACATGAAGACCCCAGCAACGTTTTTGTAATAAAACAGCAACACAAAGATCAACCAAGAGACTTTCTCATTTTGGCATCTGTGCATGACCCAATACGGTATTCAGACCAAGTAAACCGTAGCCAGTGTTTCATTTTTGTTGTAGACCAAATTTTGGTATGGATGCTTTGGTAGGTTGGGGCTCAATTGAAGAAAATTTGGCTATGCGCATGGCATGAACAAGGAGCCCCCAAAAAACTATCTTTCTAGTATCCCGGGAAAAAAGCTAGGATCCAAACTGATGATTCCGAACTTAGTAGCAAATTTCAGAGTATACGCATTTGGATCCTATTTCTTCCAATTGAGAAAATACAATGTACTCCAAATCTTCTTCCTAATGAGATCTCCAATGATCCATATGATAGAAAAAAATAGGAATATGACACATATATACTTTAATTATTTGAGAAGAGAAAATATCTTTGATTTGAGTGAAGAAATTTTCAGGGCGTCTAACCCGGTGCTATTTTTGTATAAAATTTACACTACAAAATTCTTATGAGATTAGTTTCTATGGAATAAGGTCGTATGAATCAGACAACAACTTCTGAACAGAAAATTCCATATGATCTCAATCATGTACAGATCCTATGAAAACCTCATGAATGAAAAGAGCCCTAGGTATATAGGCGTCTATTAACTCTGAGCAGCCAAGTTTCCAAGAAAACTGAAAATGTTCAAATACTTGGAGCATCCCAAGATTTGTTCAATCTCCATACACATCCAACCTGCATTTCCCCCTCTGAGATAGGAACATGGTCATGTTGGGCAATGAACTCAAACGAACTATGATTAAATTGGACACATGGCCCACACTGGGATCACTATATAGTAACAAGCAAGCATGTCTAATATGGACAGGCAGAGGAACAAGGCACCCATTGGGATGGTCTTTTCCCCCAAACATCTCCCTTTAAACCAGTGAAGGGACACCAACCAAAACCACTGCCTCTGGCGGTCTGCCCATACACAACTACACAACACAAGCAGAGAGAGAGAAACACACAAATCCGCAACTAGCCAtgtcctctctctccctcctcccaTAGGCCCATAACCAAATATATATACTAGGACTAGGTGAGCTGCTTCAGCCTTCATAGTACAACAGCaacaggggaggaggaggaggacggaggggcgccaccaccatcaccaccacaagTACACTCGGattgaggaagcaaaagagaaatatCCGTTTTGCCTCGCCGCCTTCTTTCTTTAGCTAGCTTTGCCTTCTCTCCTCTTCAACAATGATGGCCTGTGGttctcgaagcaacgagatggtcgACGAGTTTGAGAAGCTGGTCATGAGGATGAACCCTCCAAGGTTAATTTCCTTCCTTCCAAGCTCCAGACCCATGTTCCTTTTGACCTGTGTCTCCTGCTAACTGTGCTGCTTCTTCTTGGCCTTTGGGAACTTGCAGGGTCACCGTGGATAATGCATCCGACATGACTGCAACCTTGGTCAAGGTAAAGCTTCAGACAGGCCCTGCCCTGTTCTTGCAAATTCTAGGAGTAGCAGACATCCTCTTCTGTGCAGAATTATTTTGCTCACGCTTTGTGTTGCGCAGGTGGACAGCGCGAACAAGTATGGGACCTTGCTGGAGGTCGTCCAGGTACTGACCGATCTGAAGCTGACCATAAAGAGGGCCTACATTTCCTCTGATGGGGAGTGGTTCATGGATGGTGAGTGAGCGAGGCCTTTATTTTCAGCATCCCTGTCTTGGAAATATTAAGGAGGAAGCTAGTGTGCCTTTCTGCTTTCCGGGTTTGGGTGTAAATCTTTCCATCTTTTCCTCAATCTTGATGAGGTTCTTCCCACCTTTGTGCAGTGTTCCATGTCGTGGATCAGGAAGGGAATAAGCTTTATGACGGCCAAGTCATCGACAGAATTGAACAGGTACAGTACAAGCAGTCCCAGCTTGTGTAGCCGCCAATTAATGGTTCCAAGACCAGAGTAGTAGTAATGTGCAGTTGCCAATGCAATTCGGGATCGGTGGTGTGATTTTGGAAGAGGAAGAgagtttgattttgttgtttctgTTCGATTTCAGTCTCTGGGAGCCGGGTCTCTGAGTTTCCGGGGCACGGACCGGTGTGTCGGcgtggaggccgaggcggaggcggcgcagACGGTGATCGAGCTGGTCGGCAGGGACCGGCCGGGCCTCCTGTCGGAGGTCTTCGCGGTGCTCACCAACCTCAGGTGCAACATCGCGGCGTCGGAGGTGTGGACGCACGACGGCCGAATGGCGGCGCTGGTATACGTGACGGACGCCGACAACGACGGCGGCGGCATCGAGGACCCGGACCGTCTCGACAAGGTGAAGCGGCTGCTCCGGCACGTGCTGCGCGGCAGCAGCCGGGACAAGAAGAGCGCCCGGGCCGCCATCTCGTCGCGCGCCGTGGCGGCGCCGCACGCCCAGCGGCGGCTGCACCAGATGATGCGCGCCGACgacggcaacaacaacaacggggagggctgcgacggcggcggaggacggagcctgccggtggtggcggtggaggactGCGCCGAGCGGGGTTACACGCTGGTGAACGTGCGGTGCCAGGACCGGCCGAAGCTGCTGTTCGACACGGTGTGCACCCTGACGGACATGCAGTACGTCGTGTTCCACGGGACCGTCATCGCCGAGGGCTCGGAGGCCTACCAGGTGCGTTCGAGACTGTTACATCGGTGCAGCTTTCCCTGCCGCTCTCCAGTACACGGCATTTCACCGGTTCCGATGCCTGCTCGGCTCGCATTTGTTTGACCAGCAGTACACCACGCTAGCTAGTGGGAGCAGAGATGCCTGCGTTCGCTGGATACTGTTAGATCTCGGCATGTGACGAGGGGCGGAGATCCTGCCTAGTTTTGTGTGAACTTGACTGACTTCTCCAGTCGTCTCGTACCACTGTCCTATAGACAACAAACAACAACTACAGTACTGCGAAGAGGAGATTGTTTTCTTTTCGTAGGAACAGAATCAAGGAGTGTCACTATATGCTCATCGATCCTCTGCTCTTGCAGGAGTTCTACATCAGGCACCTCTACGACGGCACCGCTGCCTCCGACGAAGACCGCGAGCAGCTCCGGCGGGGCCTCGAGGCCGCCATCCAGCGGCGGAACACCGAGGTACACACCGCTGTAACTAGGACGTTCGGTTCGGACACAAACATTCCTACTCTGCACTACAAGGATGCGAGTCGTAGTACAGCATGTGATGCGTTGGGGCTTTGCAGGGTCTGGGGCTGGAGCTGTGCTGCGAGGACAGGGTGGGGCTGCTG contains the following coding sequences:
- the LOC124704366 gene encoding ACT domain-containing protein ACR4-like, with amino-acid sequence MMACGSRSNEMVDEFEKLVMRMNPPRVTVDNASDMTATLVKVDSANKYGTLLEVVQVLTDLKLTIKRAYISSDGEWFMDVFHVVDQEGNKLYDGQVIDRIEQSLGAGSLSFRGTDRCVGVEAEAEAAQTVIELVGRDRPGLLSEVFAVLTNLRCNIAASEVWTHDGRMAALVYVTDADNDGGGIEDPDRLDKVKRLLRHVLRGSSRDKKSARAAISSRAVAAPHAQRRLHQMMRADDGNNNNGEGCDGGGGRSLPVVAVEDCAERGYTLVNVRCQDRPKLLFDTVCTLTDMQYVVFHGTVIAEGSEAYQEFYIRHLYDGTAASDEDREQLRRGLEAAIQRRNTEGLGLELCCEDRVGLLSDVTRIFREHGLSVTHAEVETRGEQAANVFYVTTSSGLPVQAQAVEAVRAEIGDEVLFVREDAAAPKSPPGRDGGGRSLGNMIRSRSEKFLFNLGLIRSCS